TTCGCTCGATGACATCCATGTGCAGCAAATGCCGGCGGCCTGCGATGACTTCGCCCACGCGGCTCGGCGTCAGGTCACAACGCCGGGCGATCATCGACGGGTAGATCCCCGCCCTGGCCTTCACCAGCCGGAAGACTCTGGCGAAGTCCCGGACCCGACACGCATCGATCATCTCGGGATCGGTGAGCAGCCTGGCCGGCAGTTCCTGCGGCCGGTCCGGGTCGGGCATCGGCAAGCTCCCACACTGCGAGGGCTACGCAACGTCGCTGGCTCTCTACTTGGCGCGATGTTACCCAAGCCTGACCTTTCAGAGGGTGACCTCAGATCGCGATGCTCCTTGCATGGCGAGCAACCAGCAGACCGGACCAGGCATTGGCGAGTTGGCGAAGGACACCGCCAGTGGACGTATCGGCGTCGTCATGGGTGAGCTCGGCGGCCGAGTGCAGATACGGCCTATCGGTGGCGGCCGGGAGTGGGATGCCATGCCGGACAAGGTGGTGCCGCCGAGTGCTCGGGAGGAACTGAGCGCCCGCCTGGCCATCAAGAACGGCAACAGCAGGGACGGCCTGTGATGCGCGCCATCGGCCGATACGCGGGAGTCCTCTTCATCATCATGATCAGCGGGTCGTGCGGCCTGGTGATCGGCCTGGCTCTCGCTGTCAGCCAGTAGACCGGCCGCCCCGGGCGGATGCTCCTTCCCTGGTTCCCACGCCCGTTCGGGGCGGCCTCCCAACCCTGAAAGTGCCACGCCCCACTACCCAAGAGGGAGTACTCGCATGACGGCAACGGCGAACGACCAGAGGACCGGCCGCGCGGTGGCCGGCGAGGAACTGTTCCAGAGCCTCGCCCACTTCGTGATCGTCCACAACGGGCAGTCACTCGAGCGTGCCGAGCGGATCGCGGACCAGGCGGTCGCCTTCGTGGCCACCGCAGCCACCGCGATCGTCCCCATGGTTCCGTCGGATGACGTGGACCTGGGTCTCCACGCGCTCATCCTGCACACGAAGGAGTACGCCGACCTGTGCGAGCGGTACGCGGGCCGCTTCCTGCACCACAACCCGAAGCCCGGTGGCGGGGCCCGCGACCCGAAGCAGGTCGCCGCTTCGGCTCGCGCCATGAAGACGGCGGGCTTCATGGTCTTCGATGACCTGTGGACCGTGAACGGCACGAACCTTGCCCAGTGCGACTCCGACTGCGGCCGCCCGTACGGCCAGGCGTAACACAAGACACCAGCGGCGCGGCCGGCCTTGACTCGTGGTCGGCCGCGTTCACCCGGAAGGAGAAGAGACGTTGTCCGGCTCACCCTCTGAACTGCCGATCGTGGTGCTCGACGCCCTGATGCCCACGTCTCAGCGCCTGGTCCTGAACCGCCGGGGCTCCATGGTCTGGGAGGTGCAGAGCCATCGAGGCCGTTACGCCGTCAAGGTCGGCTATCCGATCGAGGCTACGGCCGACTGGCCCGCCCAGCCCTGGACCGCCCTCGCGCCCGCACGCGAGGGTGCCGTGCTGCATCGCCTCGGTTGCGACGACTTCGCGTACGGAGAATGGGAGCGCGGGACGTGGAACTTCCAGCCGTGGCATGAAGGGCCGGACCTGCACCAGTTGTGGGAGCCCTGCCGCAGTAAAGACCGGTCCATCGCACCGGACCCCCGTGTGGCGTTGGGGTGTGTCGAGGTCCTGGCCGAACTGCACGCCAAGGGCTGGGCCCACGGCGACGTACAGCCCGCCCACTTCATCGTCGGGTCGGAGCGAACACACCTCATCGACCTGGCTCTAGCCCGAGGCGGACACGTCCCTGAGGGCTACGACTTCCCGTTCCGCGGCTGCCTGGTCCACTACGAGGCACCGGAGATCGCCCGTAGCGTGCTCGCCACGGGCCAGGCCGAGCCCACGCCGGAAGCAGACATCTACGCTCTCGGCGCCTCGCTGCTCATCTCGGCCACCGGCTGGCGGGCTGTCGAGTACCCGGACGACGCTCCACGTCCCGTCCAGAGAGAGGCCGTAGCCAACGGCAGACGCCGCGCCGTAAAGGCGCCCGGTGAGCTGGGCGAGTTGATCGAGGCAATGCTCAGTCATGCTCCCGAAGACCGGCCGGCCATCTACGAGGTGGCCGAAGCTCTGAGCTGAGTACCCGCTATGCCTTCTCCTCGGCACCGGCATTCCGTGGCCGCTCAGCGACGAACGACCCGAGGCCAGGCTCGGTATACGTCAGCCCTTCCTCCCGCAACGCGCGGAGCACCTTGTGCGCTGTCGCGTTGGCGACTCCGAACTCCGAGGTGAGCTGCACCACGGAGGGAACACGGGTGCGCGGCGGATACGTGCCATCCGCGATCCGGCCGCGAACCACCTCGGCCACCTGCCGCCACCGGGGAATGTCAGGAACGAACTCAATCACCTCACCAGCATGCGCATGCTTGGACATCCGTGCGATACATGGAATACCTAGAACACCTAGCATGCCTAGTATCCAGGCGCTACGGTTGACCCATGCGAGAAACCCCGACGACGGTTGCAGCCGCCTCGGGGCATGGCCACCAGCTACATGGGAGCTGACGACATGACCGACC
The Streptomyces tuirus genome window above contains:
- a CDS encoding GntR family transcriptional regulator; translation: MSKHAHAGEVIEFVPDIPRWRQVAEVVRGRIADGTYPPRTRVPSVVQLTSEFGVANATAHKVLRALREEGLTYTEPGLGSFVAERPRNAGAEEKA
- a CDS encoding glycine-rich domain-containing protein translates to MTATANDQRTGRAVAGEELFQSLAHFVIVHNGQSLERAERIADQAVAFVATAATAIVPMVPSDDVDLGLHALILHTKEYADLCERYAGRFLHHNPKPGGGARDPKQVAASARAMKTAGFMVFDDLWTVNGTNLAQCDSDCGRPYGQA
- a CDS encoding protein kinase family protein is translated as MSGSPSELPIVVLDALMPTSQRLVLNRRGSMVWEVQSHRGRYAVKVGYPIEATADWPAQPWTALAPAREGAVLHRLGCDDFAYGEWERGTWNFQPWHEGPDLHQLWEPCRSKDRSIAPDPRVALGCVEVLAELHAKGWAHGDVQPAHFIVGSERTHLIDLALARGGHVPEGYDFPFRGCLVHYEAPEIARSVLATGQAEPTPEADIYALGASLLISATGWRAVEYPDDAPRPVQREAVANGRRRAVKAPGELGELIEAMLSHAPEDRPAIYEVAEALS